In Methanocaldococcus sp., the sequence TTATAAAAATTATATTACGAATACATTACATAAATTTAGATCTTTTAATTTAATTATAATCTTTTTGGCATAAAAGAAGGACAGAAATTCTTTATTATTCTCTAAATCTATAAATTTCTATATTCACATACTTTTTAAAAGTAATAACGAACCCCGGTAAATTTTCAATTTAATATTATAAAATCATAAAAATAACAAAAAAATATTATAACAATATGAGAAATATCAAAATTGTAATATTACTATAATAAAAAACAAAATTTTTTTATGATTTGATATTATCAAGTCCTAAGGGTAAGTATTATAATATAAAAATAAATGTCTAAATTAAATTATTATGTCAATTTTTTCTCCACAGATTTTGCATCTTTTAGTTTCTACATCTAAATAAACTATTTTTGTATTAAAAATATATCTTTCTATTAGCAAAGCTCCACAATTTGGGCAATAAGTATTTTCTCCCTCATGCCCAGGGACATTTCCAATATAAACATATTTTAATCCTTCTTCAATAGCTAAATTTCTTGCCATCTCTAAGGTTTCTATTGGTGTTGGAGGGACATCTGTTAATTTATAATCAGGATGAAACCTTGAAAAGTGTAGTGGAGTTTCTCTTCCTAATTCATCTCTTACAAAGTGTATTATAAATAATAAATCGTCAATATTGTCATTATAACCTGGAACTATTAAATTCGTTACTTCTACATGTATTCCTAATCTTTTTGCCAATTTGCAAGTTTCTAATACTGGTTCTAATGTTGCCTTACAAACTTTTTTATAAAAGTCAGAATTTCCTTTAATATCTATGTTCATAGCATCTACTGGTAAAGCCTTTAATGGTTCTTTCTCTATGTATCCGTTGGTAATCATCACATTGAATAAGTTATATTCTTTTGCTATAACAGAAGTGTCATACATAAATTCATAATAAACTGTTGGCTCCGTATATGTGTAAGATATTCCTGGACAGTTGTATTTTATAGCAATCTCAACAATTTCTTCTGGTGTCATTTCTCTATAAGGAATTTCATCAGGTGGAAATTGGGAAATTGTCCAATTTTGGCAGTGCAAGCATCTAAAATTACAGCCACCTATTGCCAAAGAAATTACTTTGGTTGTTGGATAGAAATGAAATAATGGTTTTTTTTCTATCGGGTCTATTGCCAAAGAACAAACTTTTCCATAACCAATAGCATACAATGTTCCATTTATATTTTGTTTATTCCAACAAAATCCTCTTTTTCCATTATTAATTATACAATGTCTTGGACATAAGTTACATCTAACTTTATTATCATCTAATTTCTCATAAAACATAGCCTCTCTCATAGTTCCACCAAAAGAGACATTAATAAAGTTTTATTAAATCAATCTGCTAATTTATCTCTAATAGCAAATATTTCAGTGATTTCCATCAATATTTTATTTTTGTATATTATATTATATGTTCTTTTTGGTAATTTATTATGTTTGGTTTTTAGTAGTGATTTTAATCTATCATCAAGTTCTGCTATGCCTATGTATTTAATCTCTCTCCTTGTTTCTAAGTTGTGTTTCCTTATAATTTTTCCTATTGGAATATCTGCTGATAATAAATCTTTTTTTATTTCTTCTCTAAGATTTTCCTCTTCAATATTTTTAAAAGGAGTTTTTGAAATAGCATAAACTAATGGAGTCTCATTAACTTTAAGAATAACCTCTCTATAATTTGTATTATTGACAATTTTTTGATTTATTGTTTCTACTTTACAAACTTCTTCAAATAAAATTTCTAAGATATTTGTTACACTTCCATCAGTTCCTAAGAGTATTTTTTCTTCATTCAACAAAGGAAATTTTTTATTTAGTTTTGATATTTCTTTATAAATAATCATAGATATCACAACTACTTTTGGTGATAATAATGAATAGTAGAATTGAAAGATTCTTAAAATATATGGAAAATGAAAATATAAAAAAGGCAGTTATATTAAAGAAAGAAAATATAAATTATTTTTTGGGAAAATATTTTATGAGTTTTTCTGTATTAGTTTTTGAAGAACAGCCTTATCTATATGTTGGTAAACTTGATAAAGATTATGCAGAAGAACTTTTTAACTTTTTAGAAATTAGAGAGTTCAAAAACTGGGAAGAGATATTTAAAGGATGTGATGGAGTTGAAAAAGAACTATCAATTAGTTATTTAAAATATATTGATAAAGAATATAAAATAATATCCGACAAAATTAAAGAGATGAGGATGATTAAAGATAAAGATGAAATTGACTTAATTAAAAAAGCCGCTGAGATTAGTGATAAAGCCATAAATTGGGTTTTAAATAATTTAGATGATGCTAAAAATCTAAATGAATATGAATTAGCGGCTGAGATAGAATATATTATGAAAAAAAATGGTTCAATAAAGCCAGCATTTGATTCTATTGTTGTCTCTGGTAAAAAGACATCTTTCCCTCATGCTTTGCCAGCAAAAGATAAAATAGAGGATATTTTGTTAATTGACATTGGAGCAGTTTATGATGGCTATTGTTCAGACATAACAAGAACATTTTTATTAAAAGATGATGAAGAAATGAAAAAAATCTATAATTTAGTTTATGAAGCAAAAAAAGTTGCTGAAAAATATTTAAAAGAAGGGATATCTGCTAAACAAATTGATAGTATAGTTAGAGAGTTTTTAGGGAATTATGAAAAGTTGTTTATTCACTCTTTGGGGCATGGTGTTGGGTTAGAAGTTCATGAAGAGCCAAGATTATCGAACAAATTAAAAGATGATGAAGATATAATATTAAAAGAGGGAATGATAATAACTATTGAACCAGGTTTATATTTAAAAAATAAATTTGGAGTAAGAATTGAGGATTTATATTTAATTAAAAAAAATGGATTTGAAAAGTTGAGTAAGGCAAAAATTCCAGAATATTAATTTAATATAATGGAAGTGTCTTTCTAATATCTTTTTCTATTTTATTCATCTCTTTAG encodes:
- the amrS gene encoding AmmeMemoRadiSam system radical SAM enzyme, whose product is MREAMFYEKLDDNKVRCNLCPRHCIINNGKRGFCWNKQNINGTLYAIGYGKVCSLAIDPIEKKPLFHFYPTTKVISLAIGGCNFRCLHCQNWTISQFPPDEIPYREMTPEEIVEIAIKYNCPGISYTYTEPTVYYEFMYDTSVIAKEYNLFNVMITNGYIEKEPLKALPVDAMNIDIKGNSDFYKKVCKATLEPVLETCKLAKRLGIHVEVTNLIVPGYNDNIDDLLFIIHFVRDELGRETPLHFSRFHPDYKLTDVPPTPIETLEMARNLAIEEGLKYVYIGNVPGHEGENTYCPNCGALLIERYIFNTKIVYLDVETKRCKICGEKIDIII
- a CDS encoding chorismate pyruvate-lyase family protein, encoding MIIYKEISKLNKKFPLLNEEKILLGTDGSVTNILEILFEEVCKVETINQKIVNNTNYREVILKVNETPLVYAISKTPFKNIEEENLREEIKKDLLSADIPIGKIIRKHNLETRREIKYIGIAELDDRLKSLLKTKHNKLPKRTYNIIYKNKILMEITEIFAIRDKLAD
- a CDS encoding aminopeptidase P family protein, encoding MNSRIERFLKYMENENIKKAVILKKENINYFLGKYFMSFSVLVFEEQPYLYVGKLDKDYAEELFNFLEIREFKNWEEIFKGCDGVEKELSISYLKYIDKEYKIISDKIKEMRMIKDKDEIDLIKKAAEISDKAINWVLNNLDDAKNLNEYELAAEIEYIMKKNGSIKPAFDSIVVSGKKTSFPHALPAKDKIEDILLIDIGAVYDGYCSDITRTFLLKDDEEMKKIYNLVYEAKKVAEKYLKEGISAKQIDSIVREFLGNYEKLFIHSLGHGVGLEVHEEPRLSNKLKDDEDIILKEGMIITIEPGLYLKNKFGVRIEDLYLIKKNGFEKLSKAKIPEY